From the Ctenopharyngodon idella isolate HZGC_01 chromosome 3, HZGC01, whole genome shotgun sequence genome, one window contains:
- the dnmt1 gene encoding DNA (cytosine-5)-methyltransferase 1: MPTRTSLSLPEDVKERLQVLDEGGDSLSDEDCVKEKLRLLQEFLLTDTQDQLKILEEKLKSSELSTEVYTSEVKAILKKALGVVKVDDGVEQNGHSNGFAENGSHKDNGEQDGAMDTQEEGDAIKSPSAPKGRGGRRSKADSEPKKSPASTRVTRNSGKQPTILSMFSRVPKRKSDELNGEATNGDAEVKTEEDITEEVREEKRLKTEAEKPDTENATNGKIKPVSTAKTPPPKCADCRQYLDDSDLKFFQGDPDDALDEPEMLTDERLSLFDANEDGFESYDELPQHKITNFSVYDKHGHLCPFDSGLIEKNVELYFSCAVKPIYDDNPCMDGGVPAKKLGPINAWWITGFDGGEKALIGFTTAFADYILMDPSEEYSLIFALMQEKIYMSKIVVEFLQKNQDATYEDLLNKIETTVPPAGLNFNRFTEDTLLRHAQFVVEQVESYDEAGDSDEQPIIVTPCMRDLIKLAGVTLGKRRAARRQAIRHPTKIEKDSKGPTKATTTKLVYQIFDTFFSDQIDQNNKDGGGVKRHRCGVCEVCQAPDCGKCSACKDMIKFGGSGRSKQACQKRRCPNLAVKEAEDDENMDEEDVLPLLKETKKMSQAKKKKQTKNKISWVGEPIKTVGRKEYYMKVRVENEVVEVGDCVSVSPDDPSHPLYLARITALWEDGEKMFHAHWFCRGTDTVLGESSDPLELFLVDECEDMQLSFVHGKVNVLYKAPSENWFMEGGMIDDIKVIEDDGKSFFYQLWYEGDFARFETPPSVTPSEDCKYKFCASCTRIKEREAQDVPHAYEPLEDEESDSKVFYGLASLKGEQYKVGDSVYLPPEAFNFAVKAASPVKRSHRKDDVDEDLYPEYYRKSSDYIKGSNLDAPEPFRIGRIKEIFCNKRSNGKPDTNEIKLRLYKFYRPENTHKGPKGAYHSDINKLYWSDEEATVNMAEVLGRCRVEYAEDLVETVQDYSSKGPDRFYFLEAYNARSKSFEDPPNHARSATHKGKGKGKGKGKGKGKAASQESPDQEPQEPTVPKLRTLDVFSGCGGLSEGFHQAGISETHWAIEMWDPAAQAFRLNNPGTTVFTEDCNVLLKLVMSGEKTNSLGQKLPQKGDVEMLCGGPPCQGFSGMNRFNSRTYSKFKNSLVVSYLSYCDYYRPKFFLLENVRNFVSFKRSMVLKLTLRCLVRMGYQCTFGVLQAGQYGVAQTRRRAIILAAAPGEKLPRYPEPLHVFAPRACSLSVVVDEKKYVSNVTRGNGGVYRTITVRDTMSDLPEIRNGAAALEISYNGEPQSWFQRHIRGSQYQPILRDHICKDMSALVAARMRHIPLAPGSDWRDLPNIEVRLRDGTTTKKLRYTHSDKKNGRSGTGALRGVCSCAEGKPCDPADRQFNTLIPWCLPHTGNRHNHWAGLYGRLEWDGFFSTTVTNPEPMGKQGRVLHPEQHRVVSVRECARSQGFPDTYRFFGNILDKHRQVGNAVPPPLSKAIGLEIKRCVQERMRENATEPVKQEKMEVCD, translated from the exons ATGCCTACCAGGACCTCATTGTCTCTGCCAGAGGATGTCAAAGAACG GCTTCAGGTGCTGGATGAAGGTGGAGACAGTTTGTCAGATGAG GATTGTGTAAAGGAAAAGCTCAGGTTACTGCAGGAGTTCCTGCTCACCGATACTCAGGACCAGCTCAAAATCCTTGAGGAAAAGTTAAAGAGCTCAGAGCTTTCCACT GAGGTTTACACATCGGAGGTGAAGGCCATACTGAAGAAAGCTTTGGGAGTTGTCAAGGTGGATGATGGAGTGGAGCAGAACGGACATTCAAACGGCTTCGCTGAAAACGGATCTCACAAAGACAATGGTGAGCAGGACGGAGCCATGGATACTCAGGAGGAAGGAGATGCTATAAAGTCTCCCAGCGCCCCGAAGGGAAGGGGTGGCCGTCGCAGTAAAGCAGACTCTGAGCCCAAGA AATCTCCAGCCAGTACCAGGGTTACACGGAACTCTGGGAAACAGCCAACCATCCTGTCAATGTTCTCTAGAGT CCCAAAACGCAAGTCTGATGAGTTAAATGGTGAAGCCACAAATGGTGACGCAGAAGTTAAGACTGAGGAAGATATTACAGAGGAG GTCCGTGAAGAGAAACGCCTTAAAACAGAAGCTGAGAA gcCTGACACTGAGAATGCCACTAATGGCAAAATCAAGCCTGTGTCCACAGCCAAG ACCCCTCCACCGAAATGTGCCGACTGCAGACAGTATCTGGATGATTCAGACCTCAAGTTCTTCCAGGGAGATCCTGATGATGCT TTGGATGAACCAGAGATGTTGACCGATGAGCGTCTTTCCCTCTTTGATGCAAATGAGGATGGTTTTGAAAGCTATGACGAACTGCCTCAGCACAAGATCACTAACTTCAG CGTGTATGACAAGCATGGGCACCTGTGTCCGTTTGACTCTGGCCTCATTGAGAAAAATGTGGAACTGTACTTCAGCTGTGCCGTTAAGCCCATCTACGATGACAACCCATGCATGGATG GTGGGGTTCCTGCCAAGAAGCTTGGTCCCATCAATGCTTGGTGGATCACTGGTTTTGATGGTGGGGAGAAAGCTTTAATTGGCTTCACAACAG CTTTTGCTGACTACATCCTAATGGACCCCAGTGAGGAGTACTCTCTCATTTTTGCTCTGATGCAGGAGAAGATCTACATGAGCAAGATTGTGGTTGAGTTTCTCCAGAAAAACCAGGACGCCACATATGAAGATCTGCTTAACAAAATTGAG ACTACTGTTCCGCCTGCTGGGCTCAACTTCAACCGCTTCACTGAAGACACGCTGCTGCGCCATGCCCAGTTTGTGGTGGAGCAGGTGGAGAGCTATGATGAGGCTGGAGACTCAGATGAGCAGCCCATCATCGTCACGCCCTGTATGCGAGACTTGATCAAGCTGGCTGGTGTTACTTTGGGAAAGAG GAGAGCAGCCAGAAGACAAGCCATTCGTCATCCCACCAAGATTGAGAAGGACAGCAAGGGGCCGACTAAAGCCACCACCACTAAACTGGTCTACCAGATCTTTGACACGTTTTTCTCTGATCAAATTGACCAGAACAATAAGGATGGAGGTGGTGTGAAGAGACACCGGTGTGGTGTCTGTGAG GTGTGTCAAGCACCAGATTGCGGCAAGTGTTCAGCCTGTAAGGATATGATCAAGTTTGGTGGCAGTGGTAGAAGTAAACAGGCCTGTCAGAAGAGGAG ATGTCCCAACCTGGCAGTGAAAGAAGCTGAGGATGATGAGAATATGGATGAGGAGGATGTGTTGCCACTTCTTAAAGAGACAAAGAAAATGTCTCAGGCCAAGAAAAAGAAACAGACCAAGAATAAAATCAGCTGGGTGGGAGAGCCCATCAAG ACTGTGGGAAGGAAAGAATACTACATGAAAGTGCGTGTGGAGAATGAGGTGGTGGAGGTGGGAGATTGCGTGTCTGTCAGCCCTGATGACCCGTCACACCCTCTCTACTTGGCCAG GATTACGGCATTGTGGGAGGATGGTGAGAAGATGTTTCACGCCCACTGGTTCTGCCGTGGCACCGATACTGTGCTTGGAGAGTCATCTGACCCTCTTGAGCTCTTCCTTGTGGATGAGTGTGAAGACATGCAGCTGAGTTTTGTCCATGGCAAGGTCAACGTCCTCTACAAGGCTCCATCTGAAAACTGGTTCATGGAG GGTGGAATGATCGATGACATCAAAGTCATCGAAGATGATGGCAAAAGCTTCTTTTATCAGCTCTGGTATGAAGGTGATTTTGCTCGCTTTGAGACGCCTCCCAGCGTCACGCCATCAGAGGACTGCAAGTATAA GTTCTGTGCCAGCTGCACCAGGATTAAGGAACGAGAGGCTCAAGATGTGCCTCATGCTTATGAGCCCCTGGAGGATGAGGAGAGTGACTCTAAAGTCTTCTATGGGTTGGCGAGCCTGAAGGGGGAGCAGTACAAAGTAGGAGACAGTGTCTATCTACCCCCTGAGGCCTTTAATTTTgc GGTGAAGGCTGCAAGCCCAGTGAAGCGTTCTCACAGAAAAGATGATGTTGATGAGGATCTTTACCCAGAATACTACAGAAAGTCCTCTGATTATATAAAGGGCTCAAACCTGGATGCTCCAGAGCCCTTCCGCATTGGCCGCATCaaagaaatcttttgcaacaagCGCAGCAATGGAAAGCCAGACACAAACGAGATCAAACTGCGCCTCTATAAGTTCTACAG GCCTGAAAACACTCATAAAGGACCAAAAGGTGCCTACCACTCTGACATAAACAAGCTCTATTGGAGTGATGAAGAGGCGACCGTGAACATGGCGGAGGTGCTGGGCCGCTGTCGTGTCGAGTATGCAGAGGATCTCGTGGAAACTGTGCAGGACTATTCAAGCAAAGGACCTGATCGCTTTTATTTCCTAGAG gctTATAATGCCAGGAGTAAGAGCTTTGAGGATCCTCCCAATCATGCCCGATCAGCTACGCATAAGGGCAAAGGGAAAGGAAAGGGGAAAG GTAAAGGGAAGGGTAAAGCAGCCTCACAGGAATCGCCGGATCAGGAGCCGCAAGAGCCGACAGTCCCCAAACTGCGCACACTGGATGTGTTCTCTGGCTGTGGTGGTCTGTCTGAGGGTTTCCATCAAGCAG GTATCTCAGAGACTCATTGGGCCATAGAGATGTGGGATCCTGCCGCTCAGGCCTTCAGGCTGAACAATCCAGGCACCACAGTTTTCACAGAGGACTGCAATGTCCTTTTGAAGCTGGTGATGTCCGGAGAGAAGACCAACTCTCTTGGACAGAAGCTGCCACAGAAGGGTGACGTGGAGATGCTCTGTGGTGGGCCGCCCTGCCAAGGTTTCAGTGGAATGAACCGCTTCAACTCACGCACATACTCAAAGTTCAAGAACTCTCTGGTTGTCTCTTATCTGAG TTACTGTGACTACTACAGACCCAAGTTCTTCCTGCTGGAGAATGTGAGGAACTTTGTGTCATTCAAGCGCTCCATGGTCCTGAAACTGACACTGCGCTGTCTGGTGCGCATGGGATACCAGTGTACCTTTGGTGTGCTACAG GCTGGGCAGTATGGGGTGGCCCAGACCCGACGCAGGGCGATCATCCTGGCTGCCGCCCCGGGTGAAAAGCTGCCCCGTTACCCTGAACCCCTGCATGTGTTTGCCCCACGGGCATGTTCTCTTAGTGTGGTGGTTGACGAAAAGAAATACGTCAGCAATGTGACTCG TGGAAATGGGGGTGTTTATCGCACCATCACAGTGCGGGACACAATGTCCGACCTCCCTGAGATCCGTAACGGAGCTGCAGCTCTGGAGATCTCCTACAATGGCGAGCCACAGTCCTGGTTCCAGAGACACATTCGTGGCTCTCAGTACCAGCCCATCCTCAGGGACCACATCTGTAAG GACATGAGCGCCCTGGTCGCGGCCCGCATGCGCCACATTCCTCTGGCTCCTGGTTCTGACTGGAGGGATCTGCCTAATATTGAGGTGCGGCTGCGGGACGGCACCACCACAAAAAAGCTTCGCTACACCCACTCCGACAAAAAGAATGGCCGCAGTGGCACTGGTGCTTTGAGAGGAGTGTGTTCCTGTGCTGAGG GAAAGCCATGTGACCCTGCAGACAGGCAGTTCAACACATTGATTCCCTGGTGTCTGCCTCACACGGGTAACCGCCACAATCACTGGGCTGGTCTGTACGGCCGCCTGGAATGGGACGGATTCTTCAGCACTACGGTGACCAATCCTGAGCCTATGGGAAAACAG
- the s1pr2 gene encoding sphingosine 1-phosphate receptor 2 — protein MTTGRPVVGLCQAVTMSKYSQYFNKTLIEVHYSYAKHMTKEEIKDRTESKQSLSSLNILFVVICSIIILENLLVLIAVFRNKKFHSAMFFFIGNLAFSDLLAGSAYIANIFLSGPRTFHLVPVQWFIREGTAFIALSASVFSLLAIAIERYIAITKVKVYGSNKTCRMFLLIGACWVMSILLGGLPIIGWNCINNLNDCSAVLPLNSRYYILFVVTIFSIILLSIVILYVRIYLIVRTSQQEATNSPAYALLKTVTIVLGVFIICWLPAFTILLLDTSCQMKQCPILNSADIFFSVATLNSALNPLIYTMRSKDMRKEFLRVLCCWGLLNCGRPPHRCMVPLKSSSSMEHCTNKHENQSTPIMQDCTTCV, from the coding sequence ATGACTACTGGCCGTCCAGTTGTAGGGCTTTGCCAAGCTGTCACCATGAGCAAATACTCCCAGTACTTCAACAAGACCCTCATAGAGGTCCACTATTCCTATGCAAAGCACATGACCAAAGAGGAAATAAAAGACCGCACTGAGAGTAAACAAAGCCTGAGCTCCctgaacattttatttgtcgtTATCTGCAGTATCATCATCTTGGAAAACCTCCTAGTGCTCATTGCCGTGTTTCGCAATAAGAAGTTCCACTCGGCCATGTTCTTCTTCATCGGAAACCTGGCCTTCTCTGACCTACTGGCTGGCTCTGCTTATATTGCCAACATCTTCCTGTCAGGCCCTAGGACATTTCATTTGGTGCCTGTCCAGTGGTTCATACGAGAGGGGACTGCTTTCATCGCCCTGTCCGCCTCAGTTTTCAGCCTGCTGGCTATCGCTATAGAGCGCTACATTGCCATCACCAAGGTCAAGGTTTACGGCTCCAACAAGACTTGCCGCATGTTCCTTCTGATCGGAGCGTGCTGGGTGATGTCCATCCTTCTGGGAGGTCTTCCCATTATCGGCTGGAACTGTATTAATAACCTGAACGATTGCTCCGCTGTCCTGCCTCTCAACTCCCGATACTACATCCTGTTTGTCGTCACCATCTTTAGCATCATCTTGCTGTCCATTGTGATCCTTTACGTTCGCATCTACCTTATTGTGCGCACCAGCCAGCAAGAGGCCACCAATTCTCCAGCTTACGCTCTCCTGAAGACCGTAACGATCGTGCTGGGTGTCTTCATCATTTGTTGGCTGCCTGCCTTCACCATCCTTCTCCTGGACACTTCCTGTCAGATGAAACAATGCCCTATCCTCAATAGCGCCGACATCTTCTTCAGCGTTGCCACGCTGAATTCGGCGTTGAACCCGTTGATCTACACGATGCGGAGTAAGGACATGAGGAAGGAGTTCCTCAGGGTTCTGTGCTGCTGGGGGCTGCTCAACTGTGGCAGACCTCCTCACCGCTGCATGGTGCCACTCAAGAGCTCGAGTTCAATGGAGCACTGCACCAACAAACACGAAAATCAGTCGACTCCCATCATGCAGGACTGCACTACCTGTGTCTGA